The Ailuropoda melanoleuca isolate Jingjing chromosome 4, ASM200744v2, whole genome shotgun sequence region GCACTGAAAACTAGAGACTTGATCTGGGGAAAAATAGAGATGGGGTTACAAACCTTTAAAGAGTTTGCATCAAGGTATTGCTTGAAACTGTGGGAATAAAGATAGATGATGgatgattagatagatagatacacagatataCAATTAGGAAGGCTAGAATAGACAAAGGTGCCTAGCAGACATCCacagttagcagaagaaaggggaGCCCATGGAGGAGCAACTCCCAGAGGTGGCAAAGCCAGGTAGGCACCTTGTTaggaaaatgaagggaagagagagttttcaaaagaaaagggagTTGAAGTCAAATGCTGAAAAGCCCACAGATAATTATGACTAAAAAAGACAGGAATTTGGAAATAGAGTCCTGATGAGCATTTCAGAGGATGAAGGGAACCCTTTATACCCTGCTCATGGGGGAATACATGGGTACATTTCCAGAGACCAAATTGGCAATATGGATCAGAAGAGTTAAATATTGCATATCTGGAAATTACACTTCTAGAAATTATACCTCTAGGAATGTATATAGAAAAGATACCCTCTTGAAGTTGCAGTAAGATGGAGCTATGGGGCTGTTGgtcaaaattttgtttaaaatagtgaaggggcacctgggtggctcagtcagttaagcatctgcctttgggttcAAGACAGGTTGTGagcgtggggtcctgggatctgctgtgtccagctccctgctcagcagggagtgtgcttctccctctgccccttcccctccccctgctcatgctctctccctcaaataaataaataaaatctttaaaaaatgaaatagtgaaaatttgtCAACAGCacaaatgtccaacaatagggAATATTTAATTCATACAAAGAGGATTGTTATTGGTAAGAAAGATAAAGACGCAGGTTACAAAAACTGTGTGTttctcccaccccaccacacccCTTTTAAAGGAAGGCAATATAGAGAGAAAGAACTAGAAGAATATACTAAAGAATCTCATGATGGTTGTTTCTGGGTGGTAGGATATGATAATTATAAGatctctgttttccctttctgcACACCCATTTACCCTCCCACCCTTCTTTGGATTACCTGTGTCTTCTATAACAAccctgtccaatagaaatataatgtgagccacatatataattttaaacattctagtaactacatttaaaaaagaaatagataaaaataaccttaataatattttttaacccCAATATATCAATGTTATCATTATAACATGTAATCaacacaagaaaatattaatgatatcTTAGATTTTTCAAATGCTCAGCCTTTCAAATctggtatatattttacatttacagaatATTTCAATTTGGGCCATCTACATTTTAAGCACCCAATGGCCATACGGCTTCCATATTGGACAGCAAAGCTGTATAAaattaatagctaacatttatcaagtgcttactatgtgctaggcactgctGTAAGCCCATTGGTGGGGATTATAATTCATTCCATCTCATGATAACTTCTTAAGGTTGTTCTATTTATTGTTGCCTCTATAAGCGCATGTTGCTATTGTAATAACACCATGGCAAAAgtttaggctggtgatgggtattaaggagggcacgtattgcatggggcactgggtgttacaggcaagtaatgaatcatggaactttacatcaaaaactagggaggtactctatggtgactaacataatacaataaaaaattattacaaaaaaaagttTGGGAGCTCTTTTGCAAGCCATCTCCCCGATGGGTTGGGGGTGGAAGCCAGGTTGCAAAGGCTTATTGAGTCAAGGGGAACTGAGGGATTTGGAGAGATTAAAACTTATTCAAAACGTTTGGTGGTGAAGAGAAGTTAGCAGAAACAGGAGGACAGAAGGCTTTTTGTGGGGCAGGGAGATCTGAAGGTGAAGTAGGctaaagaggagggagggggatgagAGGTAAAAGGCAAATGGCCCGGGATGTCGGGGTGTCATCAGACCCAGCACTTGAGGATAAACATTGCCTGGCCTGTGCTGGGGGTCGTGATGGATGCCACCGCTCCCCAgctgagggtggaggtgggggtcatAGCCTGGGAGGCAAGAGGCAGACACAGGCAACTCCACCCTGCAGGTGACTGCTGGGACAGAGTGGGGGCGAGGCAGGGGCGAGATGAACTGAGGGGTGAAGAATGAAGTTTGCCAGGAAAGAAGCAAGAAGGGAGGGGATATAGGCTTGAGAAGTACTTGACAACAATACCAGGTGACTGGATGAGGAAGATGAGAAAGCGACGACCTGAGGACAATTCCCAAGTTTCCCCACATGGGCAAAGGCAGAGAcagtaacatttactgagtgtctccCTGGAATCACCCGTTGGTCCCGCGCACCACATACTAATCTCACGCACCCTTGTGGAGGACCCATATAATGCTTCCCCTTCCTCAGATGTGCAAGCTGAGGCAAGATTATTGGCCCCACATTTCACCATTAGTAAGTGGAAGAGtcaggatttgagcccaggttatcccagagatggagggaaggaggagaaaaatgacGGTCCAGAGCTAGGACCCGCGGTCcagggggtggtgggtggggggcaggcaggcaggctcaGGATGAAAGGGAAGCAGCTGTATGGGATGGGAGGGCCCTCCAGCTGCGGAAGGAACGATCAGTCTTTGGGCAGAACTCAGCTACCtgggagggagcacaggcaggaggaaaggcagggtTGGGGAACAGAGGGGGCAGCAGGTTTGGTTTAACTGGTGAGAAGAAGGGGCGTTTGTGTACCCGGTCACCtggggggcggcgggggcagAGACTGGGTGGGTGAGAAGGCACAGGAAGAGATGGGGGCCAGGTGGGGAGCACTGATGCTAGATCCAGAACACAGAGGCAGGCCTGGAGACGCTGTGAGGGTGACAAGTTCTTCTCTTACCCTATTGCAGAAAAAGCAGCAATAGAGGAAGAGGCCCTAAGAGGAGTCAGAATAGAGGAAATCAGGTAAGGGATAATAtctgcagagggagggaaaggatggAAGGAGGTTAGAGAGTTACAGgagaagaaagccagagaaaggaGGGTGGAATCCGAGCCAGACCAAGATCACTGAGCTGTCCCAGCTAAATCCAGACTGTGACCAGATTCAAGTCActgtttcttcatgtgtaaaatggggttaatgacAGACAGCTAGATGTCAAAGTATTTCCGAAAGCACCACCACGAGGGAAGGTGTTATTATAAAGGCCTATCAAGTTAATAAGACAATGCATCCCCAGAACCAGATAGATGAAAACAGCTGTGGCCAGTGTGGATGCAAGTCTAGAAATGGCCCGGTAGATTCCAAGCTCTTCTACCTGTCCAGTTTAGCAAGCTCGCGGCCAATGTCCAGCCTCGCGGTGGGGTAGGAGGTGAGGGCCTGCGGCTGGAGAGATGGGGTTCATCGCCGGCTAGGGGCGCAAGGCCCCTAGGCAGGGTGAAACTTGCTCCGGCTCCTGTCTTCTCCGTGGCAGCCCCCTGTCGCCGCAGAGCACAGGCCCAGGCAATGCTTATCCAACTGAACCCGCGTACCCGAGGGGATCTTGCTCCAACAAAATACTCAGTCATCTCCTTCTATATAAAGCGAAAATTTCCTCGAGCTGTGTCTTTGCCCAGCTCCTCACCCTCGCCTCGCCCCCTTAGTGCTGTGGCCTGCTTAGGTCTCCACTCCGCGGAGCTTCCCCTTTTCCAGGACTGAGGCTGGAgcgaaggaggagggggaagaaataaatgaaaagtcggggtggggggtggagcagCGAGACAGGGAGGAGGGTAGATAGCCTGAGACGGAAaccggagagagagagagacgggtaCAGAGAGCCAAAAAGAGCCGGAGAGGTCGCAAAAGAGGCACAGGCGCTCGCCGCGGATTCGGTAACGATTCCTTCCGCAGGCGTTTCTGCCGCGGCTCTGCAGCGCTCGGCCCTGGGCTGCCCCGGACGCGAAGGGCTGCAGGGTGCGGTCGCCTCACCTCCCCCCCTCtcgccgccccctccccacctcgccCAAGGGGGCCGGAACGGCGTCGGCGCGCGGGGGCTTTTCGGAGCAGTCGAGTGGAAAATAGACTTTAACCCGCTTTGTGGCGACCAGGGCGCCCGAAGCGCTCTCCCGGACTAGGGCTCCCGGCGCTCAGGCGGGCCACTCCCAAGACCCGGCCTGGAGTCCCTGCAGAGTCACGCGGCACCCGGAACCCCTGGCCTCGGGGCGCGGGCAGGCCCGGTTCAGATCTGCTCACCCTGCCGCGGCTCGGCCGCTCCGACTGACCGCAGCGCGCTGCGGTCCCCTCCTTGCAGTGTGCTCGCAGGGTCCGGGTCCCAGCCTCCCCATCACCGCCCAGCTGGGTGCGGTGTTTCCTGCGGCCTGGAAGGCCCGGGCGAAAAAGTTTGCGGAGTACTGGTTCTCCTCACCCTCTCACCCCCAGGAAATTATTGCAAGAAATGGAAACCTGACGGAGCAGAGTCGTCCGCTGCTCCACGGTCGCAGGTGTAAGGTGAGGGTCAGGGGAGGCCAGGCGGCCGCTGCGTTCCCTGGACGGCCCGTGTGTATTCTTGGAGACAGGGTCGACCTGCTCGGGCCAGCTCCAAGTTAAAGGCCCGAGGCCGTGGCCTGGCCCGGCCCGCCTGCACCTGAGCCCCACGACCAGAGAAGGCGAGGAAAGCAGCTGATCGTCCTGTGCTGAGGCCCGCCGACCCGGAGCGAGCAGAGCGCGGCCGCCGGGGCTGTGCCAAGGAAGTGCTTCCGAACCCGGATTTGCGACTTGAGGTCTGCAAAGTGACCACGCAGGCGGCTCCTCGCGCGCTGTCCCGGGCCTGGCCCCTTGTGAAAAGAATTAGGCGCTCCCTTTCTGGAGTTGTCCCCCGCAACACTCAGAAAACGCTAAACCTCACGAACAAGGCCGCAGCTTTCAGACCGCGGCCCAGGAGACGGACAGTGGGTGAGCGGGAAGGTCCCGGAGGCCAGGGGACCAAGGACCTGGTTATCGGAGAACGTATTTATTGGGCAAAAAACACCCTCCCTCCACTCGGATCCAAGTTGTCTGAGAACTGAAACGACATCCCAGGATGAATTGGAGAGGGTTCAACTGAGTTATACATCAGGAAGTGGGGTAGGAGTTTCTCCCAAGCCCCAGGCCCCTCGGACACCTTCTTCGGCTCCCGCGTGGTCTAAGACCGTTAGGGCGGTCTCCAGACTCAGCTAAAAGGGCAGAGACGCCAAGAGAAGCCTGTGGCGAGGGGCggatggggggctgggggaggcctaGATAGCCCAGCGGAGGCTCCAGTCCGCTTTTTGCCTCCGACTGCTGGCTCCTTCCCCACCCGCGGTccctcgccccgccccgccccgccccccaccttgGGGCAGGTGAGCGGCGGCCAATGGGCGAGCGCGGGGCAGGTGCCGGCTAACTCGCGCCTTGCAGCGCAGCGGCCGAGGCTGTGCTGGGCAGTGCTGGGAGGACCAGGGGCGGGGGTCTGTCCTGGCTGGACTCGGGAAGGAGGGGGCCGGGCTCAGCCCCCAGGCCGTAGAGGCAGCTCGCAGCATCGCACCGAACCCGCGCCAGTGCCCGCGCCGGGAGCTGCCCGCTCGGCCCCAGAGGCCGGCGCGCCTAGCTGCGCGCGGTGGCCCGACTCCGCGTTCGCTCGCTCTCACTCCCCTCGCCTCTCCTTGCCTGGCTCGCCGGCAGGGTCTGAgcgcgggcgggcgggcgggggaggtgaggggtgctggtgtgtgtgcatgtgcctggCTGGGTGCACACCCCGCACGGCGGCGGCGCCAGGACGCGGAGCGCTCCCCAGAGCCCGGCTGCCTCGCTCGGCTCTGGCGACCGCGACCATGTTCCAGCCCACAGCCAAGCGCGGCTTTACCATCGAGTCCTTGGTAGCCAAGGACGGCGGCACCGGCGGGGGCACTGGCGGCGGGGGCGCCGGCTCCCATCCTGGCGGCGGCCGCCTCGGAGGAGCCACTCCGGCCCACGGCGCTCAATTACCCTCACCCCGGCGCGGCCGAGGCGGCCTTCGTGAGCGGCttccccgccgccgccgccgccgccgccgccgcgggcGCCGGTCGCTCGCTGTATGGTGGACCCGAGCTTGTGTTCCCCGAGGCCATGAACCACCCCGCGCTGACCGTGCACCCGGCGCACCAGCTGGGCGCCTCCCCGCTGCAGCCCCCGCACTCCTTCTTCGGCGCCCAGCACCGGGACCCTCTGCACTTCTACCCCTGGGTCCTGCGGAACCGCTTCTTCGGCCACCGCTTCCAGGGTGAGTGCCCATGCTGTGCCCGCTTAGGCGGCCGGCCAGCGCCGGCGCTGCCGTGGGGCGGGGGAGGCTCGGGGGCGTTCGGGCTGTTCAGAAGTTGTTGAAACAAGGCTGTGGGGTCCGCAGAGGCCGATTTCCAAACCGAGAAGAGCCGCGCCGGATCCACTCGCTTCTGCGGCGTTGGGTTCCCTCCCAGAGAGCCAGTTTGGGACCTCCAGGCTTTCCCAGAAACGGTGCAGTTTCGGACGCCAAGCCCGGGCGCATCCTTGGAGCCTCTCCTGATCCTCCCCGCGGCCTGCCAGACTCTCTCCAGGCTGAGGCAGTCCCAGCCCAGAGAGCGCCCgccgccccctccctctgccagggCTGGACCTGGGACCCTTCGCTCGCACATCCACCACCAATTCCCAGATATCCGCTCTCGCCGGCGCGTCCGAGCAGGGCAAAGTCCACCCGCGTGCCCCGGGTCTGCGGAGagaaggggcagcagggagggcaaACTGGAGAGTTAATGTTCAGTGTGGAGTGCTCTACTGTCTTGGGGTGTTTCTCAGCAACCTCAACCCGACTTCTTGAAGTCACAAGTGCCTTTCGGACCCACTGTCGGGAAGGGTTGCATTTGCAACCGGCTTCCTTCGTCTTGTGCCGACTCTGGGAGCCCACCCGGCTGCGGCGCGACCGACGGCCGTCCTCCcaggcagggggcgggggcggagggcTTTTAAGGTCGTTGGCTAGCCGAGCTCCCACGTCTTCACTGGGCAATGGGTTCGCTAATGAAGATCCCCCACTGGCCTTACAAACGCACACACACGTTTCAATTATCTGACTTTCCCAAAGGAAAGGGAGTTGCATTTGTTGGAGTTCGTTTTCTTCCTTGAATTTGttaaagtttctcttttcttgtcatttttttctttttaaagaatggcCTTAATTTGTGCAGTAATTGCTTTAgtttccagctttattttgtTAGTGTAGACGGGACTGGACCTCAGCCTTTTTAGGTTCCATGACTCAGAGCTAGGTAACCCGGCTTTtagtgaaacaaatgaaaaggataTGGCTAGAGCTTCGGCTGCCATCCTAATCTGAGGATAAATCGCGGTCTACACAGTCAAAGTAAACCAGATGCTTGGTACCACTATTtagataacagaagaaaaatgatctttGGAAGCTTTGGCTATAGCTGCTGAACTGTTTCATGGAAAGCCACTTTCCTGGTCCAATTTGTGAATTCGCTTAGTCCCATCTGACCAGTAGATACGGACCCAGCAGATCCCACAATATAAAAGAATGTAATTACTTGAACAAGAATTTTTGTGGGCAGACCTGTCTCCCCTGCGATTTCAAAGATTTGCCCAAATcatggggtgaggggagggagcctATGGTGTCAGCCGCTTTGGGCATGAAACCTGTCAATTACAATAATTGTTTACcgctaaaaatgaatgaagttttaTTCAAAACTGAGTAAACCACCTCGGTGCTCCTTGGGCCCAGCCCGGCCTGGGTCTCAAAACTTGGCACCCATGGGCCGATCTGAGAGTGGAGGCTATTTTTGAACCGTCGTGCCAGGGCAGCAGAGGGACCTGTGGTTAGGAGGCTGGTGCAGGGACAGGGGCTCTGAGGAGAGGGCAGAGCCGGTCCTAAGCCCTGTGGTATCTGCTCATCCGGGGGTGGCCTCCCTGGCGGGGCCCTCGGCTTCGGACCCGGCGCCCCACGCCCTCCTCGCTGCTTTTCCCGCCTCTGCCCTCGTCCCCGCCGGCGCAGAGCGCCGAGGGCCGGGGACACCTCGAGACAGATCCAGCTCCGGCTCTGAGCATTCCCAGCCAAGCGAGGCCAGATGAATTCTCCGAAAAACCTTCTCAGAAATTGCCGCGGCTCCCTGAGCCATCAGTCCCGGCGGGCACGTTGTCGAGTTGCAAAAACGGTTGGATTTTTCTCTCAAGAACCGTGTCTGGACGCGGAGATGGAGCCATGCGTGGCCAATGCGGAAATCCGTTGGACACGGAAGGACTTTTCCGACCCTGAGACGTTTCGGCTTTGGGTCCGGTCTTCGTCGCCGCGGACCAGTGCGCGCCCCGGCAGCTGTGAGCCTTGCGGTCCCAGCGGAGCCTCGGGGCCGCGGGCCGAGCCGTCCCAGGCCCTCCGGCGCCGCGTTTTCTAGAGAACCGGGTCTCTGCGATGCTCATTTCAGCCCCGTTTTAATGCAAGAAACGAAACCCTACACGAACGAAAAGGAACATGTCTGCGCTCCGTGCGCAGCGCCCTCCGGCAGCGCGGGCAGGCGCGCGGGGAAGCGGCTTCTCCGCTGAGCCAGGCGGTGGAAGAGGGGGAGCCCACGCGGCATGGTCTGGATCAGGCGGCGGGATCCTGAAGCCGGTGGCCTTCGAGGCCTGAAGGGGAGGAGCCGGCGGAGACCGGGAATTGGCGGACTACGGTGCTATTTCTCGGACTCAGGACTTTCCAGACCGGGAACAGCGTCTGGAAGGGGCCTGGGAAGCCCCAACCCTTCGGGATCGCGTTGGTAATGGGCCGGTGCTTCAAAGGGCGCCTTTGTTccggcaggaggagggggaatgaGGTTATCTCCGCAGCTTGGCCCGCCTCGCCCACTCGTCGCCCCAGGCTCCTCCGCCCAGCCGGCCAGTCGGGAGCCCCCGGCCGACCACGGCCACTCCAGCAGGGAGTGCGGCGGCCCGCGGCGGCACTTTGGATCCCTAGCTCCCACCTCGGGCCACCTCAGTCCTGGGAGTCTCTACTGCCACTCTTTGCCCTGAAAGGGCCTGCACTGAGAGGATGGAGGAAAACGGGGTGGGGTTCAATTCCACCCGGCTCCAGGGAAGGCTAAGTCACCCTCCTTCCACTTCCACCTCTCCTTGTCTCAAACTGACAGCCCACTGGCACAGGCCAGAACCTCTGCATGGAAACAGGCCACACTGGCCCCAGCCCCAAGCTTGTTCTGCTCTTGTGGTCCAGTGAAGGGAAACTGAAGCTGTGCTGGGGATCATTGAGACCCCCTACCCATAATGAGTGGGGCCCAGGAACATAGACACCTAAGGCATCACTCTGTCCCTACAGAGACATAGAGCTATTGATCGGTTTGTCCGGATAGTTAGTTTTGCACTAAACCCCCTCTTTCTTAACAGGAAAAAGCCTTGCTTCTTTTGAAATCCAATCTGTCATTACTTTTCAGTGTCTTGAGTAATTTTCCTGCCCCTTGGTTCTTCGTGGTTGGGTCAGAAGGACCCCTATGTTTCTGCCCGTACATGTGGACATAGACTGGAGGACACATTCTATCTGCCCCAACAGGACATGACAGTAAACCAAGCAACCTAGCTTTTCCTAAAATAAGCCAGACTTGAGGCAAAGGGATGTGTGTATGTCAGAAGGACAGAAGCTTGTTGCTTCCATCCTCCACTTTGGGTTTATAAAGACAAACACAGAGAACCCCACCATGTCAATGACCAACACACACTCCCAGAATTACAGAACAGCCATCAAATCCTACACACACCGAGGCAGGCAGCAGTCCTGCTTTCTCAGCCACAGACTGTCCTTGACACCCCTGCACCCCGGTGCACTCCCATCTATAGGGTCTCTCCAGGCTGCCACCTCACTTTTGACCAGCCTGGGCCAGTTGAGCTCCTGAGGCTAACTCCGTGAACTCTGGGATGAGCAAGGCCTTCTCCCTGTCCAGCTCACTTGTCCAGAGGAAAAACCACTGTTGGGGCTTCACCCAGGCTCAGAACAATGCCGTTTTTTGAAGCAATTCAACATCAGCAAGAAAtgtttccttcccaccctccactcccaccTTTCTCTGGCCTATCACACAGGTACCCACTTAAGACTTGAGTTCTTATTCCTACTCGGACCAggctcttcctttcattctttcttgtctATCTCTGTCAGACCAGCTCCTTGATCATCTATTCCCTCCACCACCAGCAGTTAAACTTCCTTCAGTCAGGCCTAACAGCCCTGGGCCTGCCTCCACCTTGAAGGGCATTGTGTCCTTACACTGGGCACAGTGACCCCCTCATCTCCCCATGATGTGATGCCACTCCTTTTGTAGCTGCACAGATCCAGCCACTTGAAATGGAAAAGTGATTGTCAGGGGACTTtatctcccctctagcaaccttGTTCCAGAGAAAACCCCAGCAATAAAGTTCACCCGTGTAAGCGTCCGACGTGGAGAAAGTAATGCCAGTCAGTTTCCACCAGCAGAGGGACATGAACAGTTACCTGGAGAGTTTTAGCAATAGTGTCTCAATTATGTGCCCTTCACTTACAGAAGTATTTGCAGAGACGGGAGATCCCAACTGAGATCCAAACAATTGCCTTAAACAAAACAACGGGTCAAACTGGTTAAAACCAGGGGGCCATTTCTGAAGAAATTAATTGGATCAGTCAATCTCAACAGCTAACTGTGTGAAAACATTCCATCTAGGACTCTTCGTTGTCAGTGGGTCAGGGGTACTGATAAGTACCACTGCATGAGAATCCATGGGTGATGTCAGGGCCTGTTTCAAGTCTGAGAGCATGGGCGACCAAGCCAGAGATTGTGTGAAGGCCTAGTGGGGGGTTTATTGAGCATGGGGCTGTGGGTGGAAgcttattttggcttttgtaGTTCCTGACCTCACCACCCCGGCCTCGTCCAACTCAGtgtcagcccctcctcctgcatGTAGGAGCTGAGTTCCCATGATGGCCAACATTTGCCAAGGGACAATCACACTCTTTGAAAATCCTGTACGGTAGATGGGAGAAAAAGACAGTAGGGAGGCTGGAGCATATATTTACACACGCCCATGCAGAAAccaatatatctatatctatatatattagaGAGAAAGATGACATCTAGATATTTATACACGTGTTTCTTCAGCACGGGACTATTCAGGGATGAAGCAAGGCCTTTTCCCACCAGAGAGCAGTAGGGGGGGGGCTTTACCTGAAGGCctgggggagagaggtggggaaaggggaggaagaagcctGACCTTAGACCTTCAGGTGTTGCCTGGACATTGACCTAGCAGCCGGCCTATTTTTAGCACTTGCAAGGTAGAGCCTGGGCCTGTTGGCAGGAATTTTCAAAGGGCTAGCAGCCTGAGCATTTAGCTGCAAGCGTGGTTTAAACAGGTGTGAAAAGAGAGTGCCTTGGGTCCCTTCTAGTTCCTGAAAATGTGTTTGGCACCAGGGTGCTTAGCAGCCTCACTGTTCCCCTTCCTGACACTCAGCCCTGTGCCTACTCTTGGCGCTTTTTGAGGGAGATAGGACAGGGCCAGGGGACAAAGAGAGCTAAGGGACTTATCCCACCCCCGGGCCTCTTCCAAGGCTCCAGGCGCTGTGGATTTGGGCCGGCTGGCGCCTCGCTGGGCCTGGGCCCTCCTGCTGGCCCAAAGAGTGATCCTCTACTCTGCTCTTCCACGCCTCCCACGACCGACCGGGTAGCTCTCGAGCCCTAGGGAAGTattgggggaggagagaggagtggACTTAAGGAAGGGGCGGCacaagggaaaggggagaagtgGGGGCGGGAGTCAAGGATAGCAGAGGGTAACTGAGCGCCGAGGGCGTTTGCGAGCGGGGCCAGAGGGCCGGGCTTGGCCGGCTCCCGCGGGCGGCCCGGCGGCCAGGCTGCAGGCTCACGGCACCCCTTCTCTCTGTCTGTACCTGCTGTGTTGCCGTCGGCGGCGCGGCCGCAGCGAGCGACGTGCCCCAGGACGGGCTGCTTCTGCACGGCCCCTTCGCGCGCAAGCCCAAGCGGATCCGCACGGCCTTCTCGCCCTCGCAGCTCCTGCGGCTGGAGCGCGCCTTCGAGAAGAACCACTACGTGGTGGGCGCCGAGCGGAAGCAGCTGGCCGGCAGCCTCAGCCTCTCGGAGACGCAGGTAATAATCACCCCGCCGGCCCGCGCTCGGCCCGCGAGcccaggtggaggtggggggggcaggtgcAGGAGGGGCCCGAGTCTCACCTCCCCCTCGCCTTCCCCGGAGCCCCGTCCCACCCAGTTCCAAAATCCACCCTCCCCCGCGGCCTTCCCGCAAAGCCTGTCTCTTAGAGCCCCTTCCGTGCCGCTGCGTTTAGCCTCGTGGAGGCCGCAGGACTTCTGTCAAGCACTAAGGACCCACCAGGAGGTTGGAATCAAACCACAACCCAGCCTGCTCTCAAAGCCCATAGGAGGTGCCAGGTTCTTAGCAGAAGGCAGGGCGTGGACCCCACGCCGCAGTCACTCCCGAGCTGTCCCAGTGTCCCCTGGAGCCGTCTCAGCCCTGTGGCTACTGAGGCTCTTCTCCCGCCACTCCTCTGGGGTGCTCACGGTTTTGTGGGAGGCCCGGGCCTTTCCCCGCACCGGCTTTGCTGGTGTTCATGGGCAGAGTTGGCGGAGGCCTCGGCTGCCCACCAGCGGATGTGGTGTGGGGAGAAAGCCCACGTGTCCTCAGGCTATAAACATCAGAAGCAGAGGAATTAGCCAAGAAGGGGCCAGCCCTGCTTGGGGTCCGAGGGTGGCGGTGATCTCTGCGCAGGCAGGCTGGTAGGGCTCTGGAAACTGGTGTGTGTTTGGGGGCGCAGACATGTGAGGTACCTGGGAACGGTGAAAAAGTAGATTCTGGGACTCAGGGACTGTGTTCAAACATCTGACGGGCTGTTGAGCTGGGGAAGGAACAAACTCCAATGGCGTTGGGGAGGTTTTGAACTGGGTGAAATTACAGTAACCACGTAGTATTTTTGTAATTgataattaagaaaagaaaaatttaaagaactagATTGGAGTCATAGGGAGGCAGATTTGGGTTTATTGTAAGTAAAGACTTTGCCATAAATAAATGCTGCCTGGAAGAACCGCCCCAGCCCTTGGTCCCCGGGAGCACCACGTGCTGTAGGGGCTGGCTGCTACCCTGGAGGCAGATTGCAGGGTCCGGACAGCCTCGGGAGACCTTACTCCCTTCCACCCCTCACAACTCCCAGATGTGCAAATGAGAGAGGTCCGCCTGCTGGCCCACCAGCTCCCACCCCGACAGCTTTCTATCAC contains the following coding sequences:
- the EMX1 gene encoding LOW QUALITY PROTEIN: homeobox protein EMX1 (The sequence of the model RefSeq protein was modified relative to this genomic sequence to represent the inferred CDS: inserted 2 bases in 1 codon): MCLAGCTPRTAAAPGRGALPRARLPRSALATATMFQPTAKRGFTIESLVAKDGGTGGGTGGGGAGSHXLAAAASEEPLRPTALNYPHPGAAEAAFVSGFPAAAAAAAAAGAGRSLYGGPELVFPEAMNHPALTVHPAHQLGASPLQPPHSFFGAQHRDPLHFYPWVLRNRFFGHRFQASDVPQDGLLLHGPFARKPKRIRTAFSPSQLLRLERAFEKNHYVVGAERKQLAGSLSLSETQVKVWFQNRRTKYKRQKLEEEGPESEQKKKGSHHINRWRIATKQANGEDIDVTSND